The following are encoded together in the Clostridium sp. BJN0013 genome:
- a CDS encoding ATP-binding protein, which produces MKSVTRDMSVMLSMIKIAIIIFISLIIYINLPNYWTYLNIKENINFSLYTTAFLSGILALIYIMWLIINVKIERSSNVFRKSWLIETIFFTLLIALPIYLSNSYENEYKYLFLLLIIAAVIQYGSRYGIITAFFSSFFILGADLLYAPTIKDVNVYFQKDLILVGIFIFISWILGYYVDIEAENNRNKDNKLDLLNCKLKEQNIKRKDIEFSLFKNEVCFHMLFQDSINSIIVHDKGKIIYANQSAARLLGYENPLKLNDKLLYSHYNPEDISDLREKYTNIIDEKLSTVVNEENILDCEGNTISIRNTSSFFIYNGKPVILTFLLDLTSQKQMETLKNTAEKNLKLLNETKEFNTLIMDFFINMSHEIKTPVNVIFVAIQTMEIYLNKYDNEDMEKCKSYLKTMKQNCLRLIRLINNITDITKVDSGFINLNRQNMDIVSVVEDITQSVASHINSKNIDLIFDTNTEEKIMAFDPDKMERIMLNLLSNAFKYTYSTGHIYVNIEDRGKTVLITVEDDGDGIPEDKLQVIFERFGQANRSLSREHEGSGVGLYLVKSFVTMHNGKIDVSSIQGKGSKFSIELPVEIIDNDESQNNTPFKTNVERIDIEFSDIYSLSN; this is translated from the coding sequence GTGAAATCTGTTACAAGAGATATGTCTGTTATGCTGTCCATGATAAAAATAGCCATAATAATATTTATTTCACTAATTATATACATCAATCTGCCTAATTACTGGACATATTTAAATATAAAAGAAAATATTAATTTCAGTTTATATACTACAGCTTTTCTCTCAGGTATTCTAGCACTAATTTATATAATGTGGCTTATAATTAACGTTAAAATAGAGCGATCCTCAAATGTATTCAGAAAATCCTGGCTCATAGAGACAATATTTTTTACATTATTGATTGCTTTGCCCATATACCTGTCTAATTCTTACGAAAATGAATATAAATACCTGTTTCTACTATTGATAATAGCTGCAGTAATACAGTATGGCTCTCGATATGGAATTATAACTGCCTTTTTTTCTTCCTTTTTTATACTGGGAGCGGATTTACTATATGCCCCCACCATAAAAGATGTAAATGTATATTTCCAAAAGGATTTGATACTGGTGGGGATATTTATATTTATATCCTGGATACTTGGTTATTATGTGGATATAGAAGCTGAAAATAATAGAAATAAGGACAACAAATTGGACTTGTTGAACTGCAAATTAAAAGAACAAAATATCAAAAGAAAAGATATTGAATTTTCACTGTTTAAAAATGAAGTATGCTTTCATATGTTATTTCAAGATTCCATAAACTCCATTATAGTCCACGATAAGGGAAAGATAATTTATGCAAACCAAAGTGCCGCCAGACTTTTGGGATATGAGAACCCTCTAAAATTAAATGATAAATTATTGTATAGTCACTATAACCCTGAAGATATATCCGACCTCAGAGAAAAATATACAAATATTATAGATGAAAAACTATCTACAGTTGTAAATGAAGAAAATATACTAGACTGTGAAGGTAATACTATTTCTATAAGAAATACTTCTTCATTTTTTATTTATAACGGAAAGCCTGTTATACTCACTTTTCTCCTGGATTTAACCTCTCAAAAACAAATGGAAACTTTAAAAAACACTGCAGAAAAAAATTTAAAATTATTAAATGAAACCAAAGAATTCAACACCCTCATAATGGACTTTTTTATAAATATGTCCCATGAAATCAAAACACCTGTAAATGTTATATTTGTAGCTATTCAAACTATGGAGATATATTTAAATAAATACGACAATGAAGATATGGAAAAATGTAAATCTTATTTAAAAACCATGAAACAAAATTGTTTAAGGCTGATAAGATTAATAAATAATATAACAGATATAACCAAGGTGGACTCCGGATTTATCAATCTTAACAGACAAAATATGGATATAGTAAGTGTGGTGGAGGACATTACCCAATCCGTGGCTTCCCATATAAACTCTAAAAATATAGATTTAATATTTGATACAAATACAGAAGAAAAAATTATGGCTTTTGACCCTGATAAAATGGAACGTATAATGCTGAATTTACTTTCCAATGCTTTTAAATACACCTACTCCACAGGACATATATATGTAAATATAGAGGATAGAGGTAAAACAGTACTGATTACTGTAGAGGACGATGGAGATGGAATTCCTGAAGATAAACTCCAGGTTATATTTGAACGCTTTGGCCAGGCCAACCGTTCTCTATCCAGGGAACATGAGGGAAGTGGAGTAGGTTTATATCTTGTAAAATCTTTTGTAACCATGCATAATGGAAAAATAGATGTCAGCAGTATACAGGGAAAGGGAAGTAAATTTTCCATAGAATTGCCTGTGGAAATAATTGATAACGATGAATCCCAAAATAACACACCATTCAAGACAAATGTGGAAAGAATAGATATAGAATTTTCTGATATATATTCCCTTTCAAATTAA
- a CDS encoding cyclic lactone autoinducer peptide — translation MKSKFIKIFLSLCVLICTLMAFTVSASACYWGFYQTEEPDCLRK, via the coding sequence ATGAAAAGTAAATTTATAAAAATATTTTTATCCTTATGCGTATTAATATGTACATTAATGGCTTTTACAGTTTCTGCCTCAGCATGTTATTGGGGATTTTATCAAACAGAAGAACCTGATTGTTTGAGAAAGTAA
- a CDS encoding accessory gene regulator ArgB-like protein has product MYLTEKLAVSLGKKAKILLNIDKNREQIIVYGAINLLQTVFSILWIIIAGFILGVLYEALIFSTAASILRKYSGGVHASSPNRCIIIGTVLSSAAGLVIDKFPYSLSLINTTAMGIFFITASFIIVILKAPIDSIKKPITDLNMKKKFKKNSIITLMIFSIIIAILSIIYKITFKLCYLKIIYSIILGILWQSITLTKICTITFEKVTFTLKFITGRSL; this is encoded by the coding sequence ATGTATCTGACTGAAAAACTGGCAGTTTCTTTAGGGAAAAAAGCTAAAATACTTTTAAATATAGACAAAAATAGAGAACAAATTATAGTATATGGTGCAATTAATCTGCTGCAGACTGTATTTTCTATTTTATGGATTATAATTGCAGGATTTATTTTAGGAGTACTTTATGAAGCTCTTATATTTTCCACTGCAGCAAGCATTTTAAGAAAATATTCTGGGGGTGTACATGCTTCTTCTCCCAATAGATGTATTATAATAGGTACTGTTTTATCCTCTGCTGCAGGACTTGTAATTGATAAATTTCCTTACAGTCTCTCTCTTATAAACACTACAGCTATGGGTATATTTTTCATAACAGCTTCATTTATAATAGTTATTCTAAAAGCCCCTATAGACAGCATTAAAAAACCCATTACAGATTTAAATATGAAAAAAAAATTCAAAAAAAATTCTATTATTACATTAATGATATTTTCAATAATTATAGCAATCTTATCTATAATTTATAAAATTACCTTTAAACTTTGTTACTTGAAAATTATCTACAGCATTATTCTAGGTATTTTATGGCAGTCTATTACCTTAACCAAAATATGTACAATAACCTTTGAAAAAGTTACTTTTACTTTAAAATTTATAACTGGAAGGAGTCTATAA
- a CDS encoding sensor histidine kinase, which yields MNSFSEQGRINDKLLDDSSKLGVFCGMTLEKQVQKLKSDVKRNTELLNESQKFNKNITEFISDISHELKTPLNVIFAAIQVLAECKNCEDQKCIDKQDEYLKIMKENCYRLMRLINNLLDISKLDSGFIKLNCHNENIVNIVEDITLSLVPYVESKDIELIFDTNVEEKIMAVDSDKMERIILNLLSNAVKFTPPKGKIYVNVQCDDENVYITVKDTGIGIPEDKLQIIFERFGQVGSTAVENKGSGMGLYLAKSFAKLHEGEITVKSSMGEGSEFTVRLPIKIIEENYIDKIDHRDNKEIMCKNKIDQINMEFTDMYFKI from the coding sequence ATGAATAGTTTTAGTGAACAAGGTAGAATCAATGATAAATTATTGGATGATTCCTCAAAATTAGGTGTTTTTTGCGGCATGACCTTAGAAAAACAGGTTCAAAAACTTAAAAGCGACGTAAAGAGAAATACTGAACTTCTGAATGAAAGTCAAAAATTTAATAAAAATATTACAGAATTTATATCTGATATATCCCATGAGTTAAAGACACCCTTAAATGTTATTTTTGCTGCAATACAAGTACTGGCTGAATGCAAAAACTGTGAAGACCAGAAATGTATTGATAAGCAAGATGAGTATCTTAAAATAATGAAGGAAAACTGTTACAGGCTAATGAGGCTTATAAACAATTTATTGGATATAAGCAAACTGGATTCTGGGTTTATAAAATTAAACTGTCATAATGAAAATATTGTGAATATAGTTGAGGATATTACGTTATCTTTAGTGCCTTATGTAGAAAGTAAAGATATAGAATTAATTTTTGATACAAATGTAGAAGAGAAAATAATGGCTGTGGATTCAGATAAGATGGAGAGAATAATTTTGAATTTACTATCTAATGCAGTGAAATTTACTCCGCCAAAAGGAAAAATATATGTAAATGTTCAATGTGATGATGAAAATGTATATATTACGGTAAAAGACACTGGAATAGGTATACCAGAAGATAAACTGCAAATCATATTTGAAAGGTTTGGACAGGTAGGTAGCACTGCTGTAGAAAATAAAGGAAGTGGCATGGGTCTTTATCTGGCAAAATCTTTTGCCAAGCTTCATGAAGGGGAAATCACTGTAAAAAGCAGTATGGGTGAAGGCAGTGAATTTACCGTAAGACTCCCTATAAAAATTATTGAAGAAAATTATATAGATAAAATTGATCATAGAGACAATAAAGAAATTATGTGTAAAAATAAAATAGATCAGATCAATATGGAGTTTACAGATATGTATTTTAAAATTTAA
- a CDS encoding tRNA 2-thiocytidine biosynthesis TtcA family protein, whose amino-acid sequence MDKIKGTGCKIQVPFNERKPLKEIEHSITKRYRKRIWSKFVRAISEFNLVEEGDRVAVAVSGGKDSMLMAKLFQELKKHWKVNFHMEFIAMDPGYHESNRKLLMENCNYLNIPLHIFESHIFNVIDNIGKDYPCYICAKMRRGALYSKAQQLGCNKLALGHHFNDVIETTLLNLFYGGSFKTMLPKLKSKNFKNIELIRPLYFVEESNIEAFMKNAGISPLNCGCIVAAKRTSSKRYEIKDMIKKMKINFKDIDKSIFHAAQNVNLDGVLAWKKDGQLYSYLEFYNKERESAENIYNRR is encoded by the coding sequence GTGGATAAGATAAAAGGAACAGGATGTAAAATACAGGTTCCCTTTAATGAGAGAAAACCATTAAAAGAAATAGAACACAGTATTACGAAAAGATATAGAAAACGCATATGGTCAAAATTTGTAAGGGCTATTAGTGAATTTAATCTGGTAGAAGAAGGAGACAGGGTGGCGGTAGCAGTATCTGGTGGTAAAGACAGCATGCTTATGGCTAAGTTATTTCAGGAATTAAAAAAGCATTGGAAGGTAAATTTTCATATGGAATTTATTGCTATGGATCCAGGTTATCATGAAAGCAACAGAAAACTTTTAATGGAAAACTGCAATTATTTAAATATTCCTCTACATATTTTTGAATCCCATATTTTTAATGTAATAGATAATATTGGAAAAGATTATCCCTGTTATATTTGTGCCAAAATGAGAAGAGGAGCACTGTACTCTAAGGCACAGCAGTTGGGGTGCAATAAACTTGCACTGGGACACCATTTCAATGATGTAATAGAAACAACTCTTCTAAACTTGTTTTATGGGGGAAGTTTTAAAACTATGCTGCCAAAGTTAAAATCTAAAAATTTTAAAAATATAGAACTTATAAGACCCCTTTATTTTGTAGAGGAAAGCAATATTGAAGCCTTTATGAAAAATGCAGGAATATCTCCCTTAAATTGTGGGTGTATAGTTGCAGCCAAAAGAACGAGCAGTAAACGATATGAGATTAAAGATATGATAAAAAAAATGAAAATTAATTTTAAAGATATAGACAAGTCAATTTTTCATGCGGCACAAAATGTGAACTTAGATGGGGTATTGGCTTGGAAGAAAGATGGACAGTTATATTCTTATTTGGAATTTTATAATAAAGAAAGAGAAAGTGCTGAAAATATATATAATAGAAGATAA
- a CDS encoding cell wall hydrolase yields the protein MAFSDRELLARIIKCEAGGEGDVGMRAVATTIMNRVRVPYGEYHRIGQGDIRRILYQEGQFDCMRSQIRGVTNPQTIWANPPDQVHYDIADWALAGNRLFNIGYSLWYFNPYAPCPWIFPFNGVGSFQVKILQHCFYNPTELYAQT from the coding sequence ATGGCATTCTCAGATAGAGAACTTCTGGCAAGAATTATAAAGTGCGAAGCGGGCGGAGAAGGAGACGTTGGCATGAGGGCCGTGGCAACTACCATTATGAATAGAGTACGTGTTCCTTATGGAGAATATCATAGAATAGGCCAGGGAGATATAAGACGAATACTTTATCAGGAAGGCCAGTTTGACTGCATGCGCTCACAAATCAGGGGAGTGACTAATCCCCAGACCATATGGGCGAACCCTCCGGATCAAGTACATTATGACATAGCCGACTGGGCACTGGCAGGTAACAGACTATTTAATATAGGTTATTCCCTCTGGTATTTCAACCCCTATGCCCCCTGCCCCTGGATTTTTCCATTTAACGGCGTAGGCTCTTTTCAGGTAAAAATACTGCAGCATTGTTTTTACAATCCAACGGAACTTTATGCACAAACTTAG
- a CDS encoding cell wall-binding repeat-containing protein, with protein sequence MVNKKRFLSSVLTALVLSAALGSGSVCAAAVKRTDGGDGGRIGTANQVALDLFNKCDNIILVNGYGYADAVSATPLAKQLDAPILLTHGQTLETEVASTIKSLGATKVYIVGGTGVVSEDIENTLEDSYEVERIAGTTDTTRMGTNAEVAEKVLQMSNQKTAMLVNGQDGYADSLSVASIAAQKGYPVLFASTKEVAPVVKDIITSKNLEIQAFGGDGVLPESVVTSVGGTKVTSNTSDRFETNLAVLNYFKENGGLDFTNIYVAAGGAAQDQFADALVASAAAAKTGSPLVLTGAGAGSTQVANANSYILSNAKDDSTIIIVGGTSSVSSEVEAVLKNNDDLEIIGIE encoded by the coding sequence ATGGTAAACAAGAAAAGATTTTTAAGTTCCGTACTAACTGCACTGGTTTTATCAGCAGCACTGGGAAGCGGCAGTGTGTGTGCAGCTGCAGTAAAGAGAACAGATGGAGGTGATGGGGGAAGAATAGGTACTGCAAATCAAGTGGCTTTAGATTTGTTCAACAAGTGCGATAATATAATATTGGTAAATGGATATGGCTATGCGGATGCAGTAAGTGCCACACCACTGGCAAAACAGCTTGACGCACCTATACTTCTGACTCATGGACAAACCTTAGAAACAGAAGTTGCTTCAACTATAAAAAGTTTAGGTGCCACTAAAGTATACATAGTAGGGGGTACAGGAGTAGTATCTGAAGATATAGAAAATACATTGGAGGACAGTTATGAAGTAGAACGTATAGCAGGAACTACTGATACCACCAGAATGGGAACTAATGCAGAAGTGGCTGAAAAAGTGCTTCAAATGAGCAATCAAAAAACTGCCATGCTGGTAAATGGACAAGACGGATATGCAGATTCTCTTTCCGTAGCTTCCATTGCAGCACAGAAGGGATATCCTGTATTATTTGCATCTACAAAAGAGGTAGCTCCTGTAGTCAAAGATATAATAACTTCAAAAAATCTAGAGATACAAGCTTTTGGAGGAGATGGGGTATTGCCTGAGTCTGTAGTAACTTCCGTAGGTGGAACCAAGGTAACCAGCAATACATCAGATAGATTTGAAACTAACCTGGCAGTACTAAATTATTTTAAAGAAAATGGTGGACTGGACTTTACCAATATATATGTAGCCGCAGGAGGAGCCGCCCAGGATCAATTTGCAGATGCACTGGTAGCATCAGCAGCTGCAGCTAAAACTGGTTCACCTCTTGTGCTCACAGGAGCAGGTGCAGGAAGTACCCAGGTAGCAAATGCCAATAGTTATATATTATCCAATGCAAAAGATGATTCCACTATAATAATAGTGGGTGGAACTTCCTCTGTTTCTTCAGAGGTAGAAGCAGTTCTTAAAAATAATGATGATTTAGAAATTATAGGCATTGAATAA
- a CDS encoding cell wall-binding repeat-containing protein has product MSKKSTKALASATLMSLVLTTALSAGPVKAAAGEVTRTSGADRYATAAQVAKSNWTTTDNVVLVSGEGYADSVSASALAKKLDAPILLTTPDTLSSDAEGAIEQLKPKNIYVIGGNASISQSIRNNLKTDYNLVELGGANRYETNAKVAEKLVELGVSASDVLVVGGEGFSDALSVAPVAAAKGQILLLANNNESSIQSVIDFVKDNSSKVTVVGTKNVINDTIYNALGASTRVDGGQDRFETNLNVLNEFKDSLKNDKLYVANASPATPDNLYADALVASALAGKYTAPLVLVDKDSSDATKNAVVYIGDTASKTTDLNVIGGEGVVSNSIVDAINKAVNPTPSDVDPEVSSISANGLTQIKVVFNQEVDEDTAEDVANYEVDGTKLTDEKATANLQDDNKTVLITLAEKQKQNDDVDVTVKKGILTDDKSDTVPEFSQTITFEDTTAPTLESVEVRGNNKLDIKFSEPVKAKGSTEAAALKSVISKLKINDKNLSSFSVNYDADDGELRYSSLDNAIKADDSDADEYYWTDEVELYFDSDLSSGNNTLSVSDADDDALEDAAGFPVADTSENFDVDELSSEPEITSITAEDSGKVYINFDRPMDEKTAKNNKYFKINNEEIDNATIELKKDDTQIKISGVSSLLNKNSNTIYIDDSVEDAYGNNIPDDTYETFTLDEDTTKPDVSSVYALDEDTIRVKFSKDVDATYATNVSNYTLEDGDGLDITDNIQPINDSSSSYQESNGITIPGKGSSYEVKDGDTTDVVDLHVSENLTDSEYTLTIKNIQDTASTPNIMDDKVIVFDGSEDVSATAEVYKVSADKVVFVFNKAMDGGTLNDTDNYEYVNEKGQTKTLPSSADIDVSDDNKSAVIDLSDTSIVADGSKSSEYNIKSIYATGVKDEDGNSLSTGNNGGTLQDYEGNTTAKKNSLKLYYDDDDLKAKLSFTMPIDSSASDEKTNFELNGETPDSVIVDGSEVTLTFYESDDDTSDSTTKINKIKAVGNGAKLTISNVKDILGGDVTASSVPIYSYDAGPRLITDRDGNDIATNWGENGEATANGNEVDIAVKFDTPISNNSLSTSDFTFSISGATVDASDVSADGTSVVFKFQDDDLQDLKKAVDKSSGDKVKVKVTPKDSSKISTVKDASGDYAYYVPTDDDKDTTYVWLTKEVVNDATSATDTAATNQTDVNNEISKVNPSYTTPVGTVDVAAYLKEQVTTAINDSGTTITVAQNTDGTYKVTLTKGEATASKDNIAVSVATE; this is encoded by the coding sequence ATGAGTAAAAAGAGTACAAAGGCACTTGCAAGTGCTACACTTATGTCTTTAGTTTTAACTACAGCTTTATCAGCTGGTCCAGTTAAAGCAGCAGCAGGAGAAGTAACAAGGACAAGTGGTGCCGACAGATATGCAACAGCTGCCCAGGTTGCCAAGTCAAACTGGACAACTACTGATAATGTAGTATTAGTATCAGGAGAAGGGTATGCAGATTCAGTAAGTGCTTCTGCATTGGCTAAAAAATTGGACGCACCGATACTTTTAACTACACCAGATACACTTAGTTCAGATGCAGAAGGTGCAATAGAACAATTAAAACCAAAGAACATATATGTTATTGGTGGAAATGCATCAATTTCACAGAGCATAAGGAATAACTTAAAAACCGATTATAATTTGGTAGAGCTTGGTGGAGCCAACAGATATGAAACTAATGCAAAAGTAGCTGAAAAATTAGTTGAATTAGGTGTTAGTGCCAGCGATGTATTGGTAGTTGGAGGAGAAGGATTCTCAGATGCACTGTCAGTGGCACCGGTTGCAGCAGCAAAAGGACAGATATTATTACTTGCAAACAACAATGAAAGCTCAATTCAATCAGTTATTGATTTTGTAAAAGACAATAGTTCAAAGGTTACAGTGGTTGGAACTAAAAATGTTATAAATGATACTATCTACAATGCTCTTGGAGCTAGCACCAGAGTAGATGGAGGACAAGATAGATTTGAAACTAACTTAAATGTATTAAATGAATTTAAAGACAGTTTGAAAAATGACAAATTATATGTGGCAAATGCAAGTCCTGCTACACCAGATAACTTATATGCAGATGCTTTAGTTGCATCAGCATTAGCTGGAAAATATACTGCACCGCTTGTATTAGTTGATAAGGATAGTTCAGATGCAACAAAGAATGCTGTAGTGTATATTGGAGATACTGCTTCAAAAACTACTGATTTAAATGTAATAGGAGGAGAGGGAGTTGTTTCAAATTCTATAGTTGATGCAATTAATAAGGCTGTAAATCCAACTCCATCAGATGTTGATCCAGAAGTTTCATCTATAAGTGCTAATGGGTTAACTCAAATAAAAGTTGTGTTCAATCAGGAAGTTGATGAAGATACTGCTGAGGATGTAGCAAATTATGAGGTTGATGGAACCAAACTTACTGATGAGAAAGCAACTGCAAACTTGCAGGATGATAATAAAACTGTTTTAATAACTCTTGCCGAAAAACAAAAACAAAATGATGATGTTGATGTAACAGTTAAAAAAGGAATACTTACTGATGACAAGTCAGATACAGTTCCAGAATTCAGTCAGACTATAACATTTGAAGATACCACGGCTCCTACGCTTGAATCAGTAGAAGTTAGAGGAAATAATAAGTTGGATATTAAATTTTCTGAACCTGTAAAAGCAAAGGGTTCAACTGAAGCTGCTGCACTTAAATCAGTAATATCCAAACTTAAGATAAACGATAAGAATTTATCTTCATTTTCAGTTAATTATGATGCTGATGATGGTGAACTTAGGTATTCTTCTTTAGATAATGCAATTAAAGCAGATGATAGTGATGCTGATGAATATTATTGGACTGATGAAGTTGAATTATATTTTGATTCAGATCTTAGTAGTGGAAATAATACATTAAGTGTTTCTGATGCAGATGATGATGCTCTTGAAGATGCTGCAGGTTTTCCTGTTGCAGATACAAGTGAAAACTTTGATGTAGATGAGCTTAGTAGTGAACCTGAGATTACAAGCATAACAGCTGAAGATAGTGGAAAAGTATATATTAACTTTGACAGACCTATGGATGAAAAGACAGCTAAAAATAATAAATATTTCAAGATAAATAACGAAGAAATCGATAATGCCACAATTGAGCTTAAAAAAGATGATACTCAAATTAAAATAAGTGGTGTAAGCAGTTTATTAAATAAAAATTCCAATACCATATATATAGATGATAGTGTGGAAGATGCTTATGGAAATAATATACCAGATGACACTTATGAAACATTTACATTGGATGAGGATACTACAAAGCCTGATGTAAGTTCCGTTTATGCACTTGATGAAGACACTATAAGAGTAAAATTCAGTAAAGATGTAGATGCAACTTATGCAACTAATGTATCTAACTATACATTGGAAGATGGGGATGGACTTGATATCACTGATAATATACAGCCTATTAATGATAGTAGTAGTTCTTATCAAGAAAGCAATGGAATTACTATTCCAGGGAAAGGTTCCAGTTATGAAGTTAAAGATGGCGATACTACAGATGTAGTTGATTTACATGTAAGTGAAAATTTAACAGATTCTGAGTATACACTGACTATAAAAAATATTCAAGATACTGCTTCAACTCCAAATATAATGGATGATAAAGTTATTGTATTTGATGGCTCTGAAGATGTAAGTGCAACAGCGGAGGTTTATAAAGTTTCAGCTGATAAAGTTGTCTTTGTATTTAATAAAGCAATGGATGGGGGCACATTAAACGATACAGATAATTATGAATATGTAAATGAAAAAGGACAAACTAAGACCCTTCCAAGTAGTGCAGATATTGATGTAAGTGATGACAATAAGAGTGCAGTTATCGACTTAAGTGATACATCAATAGTTGCTGATGGGTCAAAATCTTCTGAGTATAATATAAAATCAATTTATGCAACTGGTGTTAAAGATGAAGATGGAAATTCTTTAAGTACTGGAAACAATGGAGGAACACTACAAGATTATGAAGGTAATACTACTGCTAAGAAAAACTCCTTAAAACTTTATTATGACGATGATGACTTAAAGGCTAAATTAAGCTTTACTATGCCTATAGATAGTAGTGCTTCAGATGAAAAAACTAACTTTGAATTAAACGGAGAAACACCAGATTCAGTTATTGTAGATGGAAGTGAGGTAACTCTTACATTCTATGAAAGTGATGATGATACAAGTGATAGTACTACAAAGATTAATAAGATTAAAGCTGTAGGTAACGGTGCTAAATTAACTATTTCAAATGTTAAGGATATATTGGGTGGAGATGTTACTGCTTCTTCAGTACCTATATACTCATATGATGCGGGTCCAAGGCTAATTACTGATAGAGATGGTAATGATATCGCTACCAATTGGGGTGAGAATGGAGAAGCAACTGCTAATGGTAATGAAGTAGATATAGCTGTTAAATTTGATACTCCAATTAGTAACAACAGTCTTAGTACTTCAGATTTTACATTTAGTATATCAGGTGCTACTGTAGATGCTAGTGATGTTAGTGCAGATGGAACATCAGTAGTATTTAAGTTCCAAGACGATGATCTACAGGATCTTAAAAAGGCAGTTGATAAATCATCAGGTGACAAAGTGAAAGTTAAAGTTACGCCTAAAGATTCTTCTAAAATTTCTACAGTTAAGGATGCATCCGGAGATTATGCATATTATGTGCCTACAGATGATGACAAAGACACTACTTATGTTTGGTTGACTAAAGAGGTTGTTAATGATGCGACTAGTGCAACTGATACAGCAGCAACTAATCAAACAGATGTTAATAATGAGATTTCAAAGGTAAATCCTTCATACACAACACCAGTAGGCACAGTTGATGTAGCAGCATATTTAAAAGAGCAAGTAACTACTGCCATTAATGATTCAGGAACTACAATTACTGTAGCTCAAAATACAGATGGTACTTATAAAGTTACTTTAACTAAAGGTGAGGCAACAGCTTCAAAAGATAACATTGCTGTTTCAGTAGCGACTGAATAA